A stretch of Ischnura elegans chromosome 4, ioIscEleg1.1, whole genome shotgun sequence DNA encodes these proteins:
- the LOC124157451 gene encoding NADH dehydrogenase [ubiquinone] 1 beta subcomplex subunit 6 produces MASPTGGVRPFPIEGRVGRERERLMGMTDEERAWRKQWLKDQELTPREPLYQSEDHPDLINPIRRVYRFPLDKAFGALAPVLGKERAMKTRWWTGKILLGLFSVYATAYYFKYNQNDWTRRGGWRVISARPSVYPGDPTFPAKSERSVPSDYADRKFKTSVI; encoded by the exons ATGGCTTCACCAACTGGTGGTGTTAGGCCTTTCCCTATAGAGGGTCGAGTGGGCCGTGAAAGGGAAAGGTTAATGGGTATGACCGATGAAGAACGAGCTTGGAGAAAACAGTGGCTCAAAGATCAAGAGTTAACTCCCCGTGAACCACTATATCAGTCAGAAGATCATCCAGATTTGATCAATCCAATAAGGAGAGTTTACCGTTTTCCTCTTGACAAAGCTTTCGGAGCACTAGCACCAGTGTTG GGGAAGGAACGGGCGATGAAAACGCGCTGGTGGACTGGTAAAATTCTGCTGGGCCTTTTTTCAGTTTACGCCACTGCTTACTACTTCAAATACAACCAAAAT GATTGGACTAGACGTGGAGGTTGGAGAGTAATATCAGCTCGTCCATCTGTATATCCAGGCGACCCTACTTTTCCTGCAAAATCCGAACGATCAGTTCCCTCGGATTATGCTGACCGAAAGTTCAAAACATCGGTTATATGA
- the LOC124157452 gene encoding NADH dehydrogenase [ubiquinone] 1 alpha subcomplex subunit 5, translating into MASGAIKKTTNLTLLAVAKNPHHTLGALYNKTLRVLQKMPETSSYRKYTEQIVEERALHVQTEPNVAKLEEKINCGQIEEVIIQAENELNLARRMLAWKPWEPLCQVPPSNQWKWPIGKV; encoded by the exons ATGGCGTCTGGGGCGATAAAGAAg ACTACCAATTTAACTTTGCTGGCGGTAGCGAAAAACCCTCATCATACGTTGGGAGCTCTTTACAACAAAACTCTTCGTGTTCTGCAAAAAATGCCGGAAACTTCGTCATATAGGAAGTACACTGAGCAAATAGTTGAAGAAAGAGCTCTACATGTTCAGACG GAACCCAATGTTGCCAAACTGGAAGAAAAGATAAACTGTGGTCAAATAGAAGAAGTGATTATACAGGCAGAAAACGAACTAAATCTTGCACGTCGAATGCTGGCATGGAAGCCATGGGAGCCATTATGCCAAGTACCTCCTTCTAATCAGTGGAAATGGCCCATAGGAAAGGTGTAA